The Cetobacterium somerae ATCC BAA-474 genome segment TTTTTTAAAACTTCTATTATAGTGATAGTTATATTTTTTATAAATAAATTGTATTTAAATTTTATATTGTATTTTTTTAAAAAATCGAGGTATTAACAATATTAACAAGCAATCAAATTTTTTTAACTAATTATTAAAGTCATTTTAAAAATATAAAGTGTGGAGGTTTTAAATTATGTTAAATCAAGAGATTTTCAATGCTATGACTATTAAGTTAACTGCCTATGATATTCCTTTAGAAGTACCTAAATTTGATCCTAAAATTAGAAGAGCTCCTAAAAGAGTTGTACATTTAGAAAAAGATGAAATTGCATTAGCGTTAAAAAATGCTTTAAGATATATTCCAGAAGAGTTTCATGAAATGTTAGCTCCTGAATTTTTAGAAGAGCTTCATACTCATGGTAGAATATATGGGTATAGATTTAGACCTACAGGAAATATTCATGGAAAACCAATATTTGAATATGAAGGAAAATGTACTGATGCTAAGGCAATTCAAGTTATGATAGATAATAATTTAGATTTTGACATAGCTCTTTATCCATATGAGCTTGTCACTTATGGTGAAACAGGACAAGTTTGTCAAAACTGGATGCAATATAGATTAATTAAAAAATATCTTGAAAATATAACAATGGATCAAACTTTAGTTGTAGCTTCTGGACATCCAACAGGGTTATTTAAATCTCATCCTTCAGCACCTAGGGTTATAATAACTAATGGACTTATGATTGGAGCTTTTGATGATTATGATAACTGGGCAAGAGGTGCCGCTCTTGGAGTAGCTAACTATGGTCAGATGACTGCAGGAGGATGGATGTATATTGGTCCTCAAGGAATAGTTCATGGTACATATTCTACAATTTTAAACGCTGGAAGACTTTTCTGTGGGGTTCCTGCTGATGGAGATTTATCTGGAAAATTATTTGTAACATCAGGACTTGGAGGAATGAGTGGAGCTCAAGGAAAAGCTACGGTTATAGCTAAAGGAGTTTCTATAATTGCAGAAGTTGATTTATCTAGGATTCAAACTAGATTAGAACAGGGTTGGATAAATAAATTTGTTTCAACTCCTAAAGAAGCTTTTGATTTAGCTAAAGAAAAAATGGATTCAAAAACTCCATATGCTATAGCTTATTTAGGAAACATAGTAGACTTATTAGAATATGCAGATGCAAATAACATTCGTATAGATTTGTTATCTGATCAAACATCTTGTCATGCTGTTTACGATGGTGGATATTGTCCTGTTGGAATAACATTTGAAGAAAGAACAAGATTACTAGCAGAAGATAGAGAAACTTTTAGAAAACTAGTTGATGAAACATTAAGAAGACACTATAATGTAATAAAAAATTTAACTAATAAAGGTGTTTATTTCTTTGATTATGGAAATAGTTTCCTAAAATCTATCTACGATATTGGAGTTAAAGAGATATCAAAAAATGGAAGAGATGATAAAGGTGGATTTATATTCCCATCATATGTTGAAGATATTTTAGGCCCAGAACTATTTGATTATGGATATGGACCATTTAGATGGGTTTGTCTATCAGGAAAAAAAGAGGATCTTTTAAAAACTGATGCAGCAGCTCTTGAATTAGTTAATCCAAACAGAAGATATCAAGATAGAGATAACTACATGTGGATTAAAGATGCAGATGAAAATGGACTTGTTGTAGGAACACAAGCTAGAATATTCTATCAAGATGCTATGAGTAGAACTCAAATAGCTTTAAAATTTAATGATATGGTTAGAAAAGGTGAGATAGGACCAGTTATGTTAGGACGTGATCATCATGATGTTTCAGGAACAGATTCACCATTTAGAGAAACATCAAATATAAAAGATGGAAGTAACATTATGGCTGATATGGCAACACAATGTTTTGCTGGAAACGCAGCTAGAGGAATGACTATGATAGCTCTACATAATGGTGGAGGAGTAGGAATAGGTAAATCAATTAATGGTGGATTTGGAATGGTTTTAGATGGAAGTAAAAGAGTAGATGATATTTTATCTCAAGCAATGCCATGGGATGTAATGGGAGGAGTTGCAAGAAGAGCTTGGGCAAGAAACCCACACTCTATTGAAACTGTTATAGAGTTTAATAAAAATAATGAAGGAACAGACCATATAACTTTACCATATATTGTAAATGAAAGCTTAATCGAAAAATTAGTAAAATAAAAAATTAAATTTAAAATTAGGAGAAGATAAAATATGTACTGGAGTGGAAGAATAGATGGCGATAAATTAGATGTTCTTCGTATACATCAAGTTGTTAATGTTATGGATTTAGATGAGTTACTTAAAATTGATTTGAAAGAGAAAAAAGTTTGTTTTGTGAGTTTTAATTCTGATGAGGGAGTTAGAAGAAATTCAGGAAGATTAGGAGCAAAAGATGGATGGATTCATGTAAAAAAGGCTTTATCAGGATTCCCAATTTTTAGAGAAGATTTAAAGTTTTATGATTTAAAGGATCCTATAGAAGTTGTAAATCATGACTTGGAATCAGCTCATACAAAGATGGCTAAAATAGTATCTTCTTTAAAAGAAAGAGGTTTTCTTGTCGTAGTTCTTGGAGGAGGTCATGATATAGCTTTTGCAAATTATTCTGGAATTTTAGACTATGCTTTAAAAAAAGAAGATAGCCCAAAGATTGGAATAATAAATTTCGATGCTCATTTTGATATGAGAGAGTATATAAATGGTAGAAATTCTGGAACTATGTTTTTACAAATAGCTGATATTTGTGAAGAAAAAAAATTGAATTTTGACTACAATGTTTTCGGTATTCAGAAATTTTCAAATACTAAAAGACTTTTTGATAGAGCAGATAAGCTAGGAGTTAAATATTATTTTGCTGAAGAGATTAGAACTATTCCAAGCGACGATCTTTATTCAATTTTAAAAAGAAATGATTATATACATTTAACTTTATGTACAGATGTATTTCATATAACTTCAGCTCCGGGAGTAAGTGCACCACAAACTTTTGGTGTTAATCCAAGAAATGCTTTACCTCTTTTAAAAACAATTGCAAGATATTCAAAAAACTTAACAATAGATGTAGCTGAAATTAATCCAACGTTTGATTATGATGATAGAACATCTAGGTTAATGGCAAACATAATATACGAATTAATTCTTTGTCATTTTGAATAAAATACTAAAAAAATCTCTCCAAATATAATATATTTTGGAGGTTGAAGATGAATTTAAAGCAATTAAAATTTGTAAAAATAAACCCAGCAGGAAATATAACATTACTTTATGATATAAGAAATATAAATAAAGATGATATTCAGAAAATTTCAAAAATTTCTATGGGGAATTTAAATTTGTATGCAGAACAAGTTGGGTTTATTAATGATACACACCTTCAAATGATGGGAGGAGAGTTTTGTGGAAATGCTTGTCGATCATTTGCAGCTTATTTAGCATTTTGTGATATAAATTTCCAAAGAGAAAAAAATTATAAAATAACTTGTTCAGGTGAAGATTTAGAGTTAAATATAGATGTTAGATCTTCAAAAATAGATAATGTATTTTTCTCCAAAATTAAAATGCCAAAAAATATTTCTATCCAAACAGTAAAGTTAGAGTTACAGAAAAGTGAGATTATAGAAATATGTGAAGTTATTTTCCAAGGAATAGTTCATTTTGTAATAGAATTAAATACAGATAAGAAAGTTATAAATAGAATTAGAGATTATTGTGAAAAGAAAAAATATTCGGCTTTTGGAGTGATGTTTTTTAATTATAAAACTATGCATATGAAACCATATGTAGAAGTTCAAGGATTTAACGGAGTTTGGGAAAATAGCTGTGGGTCAGGAACAACTGCAGTTGGATATTATTTAAAAAAATATAAAAATATAGATTTTGCAAAAATTATTCAACCAGGAGGTTGGTTAGAAGTTTCTCATGAAAATAATGAAGTTTTTATAGATGGTCCTGTTGAAATAGTTGCTGAAGGTACTTCTTATATAAATATATAAAAACTAGAGAGGAGAAAACTCCTCTCTAGTTTTTATTTTGAAATTTTATTTAAAAAATTTATTATGATATTAATAACTTTAGGTTGACACCAATGAAAATCACCATGTCCAGCTCCTTTTATAAGGTATCTTTCAGCTTGAATATTATTTTCAATTAAAGATTGATATAATAGATCACTTTGACTAGGTGACACAAGCATATCTACAGTTCCATGCATTAATAAAAATGGTGGTGTTTTACTTGAGATATATGTTATTGGATTAGCTTTCTTAGCTTTTTCAAAATCAGCATTGACAGATCCGCCCTCTTTAAAAACAGAAACACCATTTAAAAATATAGCTTCTGGAGAAGATGGAGAGTTATGAGTTTTTTGAATAATACTAGAAAAATCAGCTGCTATTTTTGTTAAGTCTGAAATTCCATATAAATCAACGACGCCATTTATTAAACTATTTTCATTTAGATAATCACCTTTATCAAAATCTATAGAACCATTAGTTGTTCCAGTAATTGCAGCTAAATATCCTCCAGCAGACTCTCCCATTACAATAACTTTATTTTTATCAATATTAAATTGTTCAGCATGAGCTTTTAAATATCTTATGGCAGATTTTATATCTATTAGTGAATCAGGAAATTTACCTATTGGAAGAACTCTGTATTCTACACTAGCTACAACAAATCCACTTTCGGCTATAGTAACTTTTTGTTGAATGTAATTAGCTTTAGGCGAACGCATAAAACCACCACCAGGAATATAAATAACCAAAGGTAATTTTTTATTTTCTATTTCAGGTTTTAAAATATCTAATTTTAAATTTGTTATACCAAAGTATGGATCATAGGGTTGAGAGTACGAAATATCTGTATAAACTACAATTTTTGGTTTTACAGTTTCAATTTCAATTAATTGGCTTTCTGTTTTCATAATGCCCTCCTAAATATTTAAAGTTATATTAAATAATATATTTAGAAAATTATAAATTCCTTTAAATTATTGACAAGATATCTAATGGTTGATTTAAAATGAAATCAGCTGTTATTTCAGAAATATCGATTGTTCCCCAAGAAGCTAGAGCAAATTTCATACCAGCTTTTTTACTAGCTATCTCATCAGCTATGGTATCACCAACATATATAATATTTTCTGGATTTAAATTTAAAAGCTTTGCTCCTAAAAGTAATGGCTCAGGATTAGGTTTATGAAGAGCGGTATCTTCTGCAAGAATAGCACAGTTAATATATTTATCTAGTTTTGTAGGAATAAAATCAATTTCATATTGTTTTTTCATTTTAGAACTAGCTATTCCTATTTTAATTCCTTTTTCATATAAAATTTTGAAAACTTCATTAAATCCATCGTATAAAACTGCACCTTCTTCAAATTCATTAACATATTTAACCCATTTATCATAAGATGCTTCAATATTATTAAAGCCAAGCATTTTAATAGTTTGTTTACCAGGATATGCACAGTATTTGAGAAGATTATCATAAGAGATTTCTTTTCCAAATTCTTCTAAAATTAACTTTTGTAATGGAATTATGTTCATTTTTTGAGTATTCAAAATAGTTCCATCTAAATCAAAAAGAATGCCTTTAATAGTATTTTTCATATAAACTCCTTTTTATTATTTTTTCTAAATTTATAGTAACATTCTCTAAAAAAAATTGGAATATATTTTTAATAAAAATAATTTTATATTGACATTTGATGCTCAATATAATAATATCATAAGAACAAAAATTTTAAAGGAGAGTGACTATATGAAGCTTGAAATGAAAAAATCTAACTTAAATGATGGAGTTGATGTTTACAAATTTCTTTGTGATTTAGGAATAGGAGAAAATGGATTTCATATGACCCCTCCAAGTGATGAAATAGAATTCAAAGAGTTATTAAAAAAATTTTTAAAAGATTCAGAGGAAATTCAGCCAATAGGGCGAGTAATGCAAGAAATATATTGGATGTATATTGATAATGAAATTGTAGGAATATTAAAATTAAGACCTCAATTGAATGGAAATTTATTAATAAATGGTGGAAATATGGGTATTAGTATTTCTCCAAAATTTAGAGGGAATGGATATGGTAAATTAATTATAAAAAAAGGAGTAGAGCTTCTGAAAGAAAAAGGTGTTTATAAAGTTTTAATAACAATTTATGAAAATAATATACCTTCTAGAAAAGCTGTAGAGAGTAATGGAGGAATATTGTATGATATTAATGAAGGCCTTTGTAGGTATTGGATAGATAATACAGTAGATATAGATAAGGAACAACTATAATTAAATATTTGGAGGACGAGTTTTGAAAATTAATATTAAACGAATTATGAGCGACTTAGAAATTTTAAACACATTTAACACTACTCCCAAAAATGGCTGTAGTAGATATTCTTTTACTATTGAAGATACAAGAGCAAAGGAATACTTGATGGGTGAAATGAAAGCTATTGGTATGGAAGTTTGGTTTGATGGTATTGGAAACTTACATGGGCTTTTAAAAGGAAGTGGAGATAATAAAAAGATTGTTTTAAGTGGTTCACATATAGATACTGTTGCAAATGGAGGGAAATATGATGGGAACCTCGGAGTAATTGGTGCTCTTGAAGTTGCTAGAATACTTTCTAAGAGTGAAGCGAAAATTTATAATGATTATCAAGTTTCAATTTTTGTTGAAGAAGAAGGACCTCATTTTGGTACTAATTTAATAGGAAGCAAAGCTTTTTGTAAAAAATTTTCTACAGCTCATAGTAAGAAAATTAAAGATTCAGATGGAAATTCAATGTATGAAGTTATGAAAACAGCAGGATATAATCCAGAGGATATAGATAAGATCTCATTTGATTCTAATAAGTTTAAAGCTATGATTGAACTTCATATAGAACAAGGGAGAGTATTAGATTTAGAAAATAAATCCCTTGGAATAGTTAAAGGTATTGTTGGATTAAAATGGTTTAAGATAATAATAAAAGGTGAATCTAATCATGCAGGAGCTACACCTATGAAGTATAGATTAGATCCTGTAGCAGAAGGATGTAAGTTAATTTCAGAGATACCAAATATTGTAAAATCTATGGATGATAGTTCAATAGTAGCAACTGTTGGAAAAATAAATATATTTCCGAACCAAACTAATATAATTGCTAAATTTATAGAGTTCACAATAGATTTAAGAGGAATTGATGAGGAAAATTTATTAACTGTAATAGATGTAATAGGTAGCCAATTAGATGAATTAAAAGAAAAAGGTTTCTATTGTGAAATTGAACAAATAGCTGAAGCAAGGGGAGTAAAGTCTAGTTTAGATATTTTAGATATAATAGAAAATACTATAAAAATAAGAAAATATAATTATACAAAGCTTTATAGTGGAGCTAATCATGATACAAGTATTTTAGGACAACATATTCCATCAGCGATGATATTTGTACCTAGTATAGATGGCAGAAGTCATTGTAAAGAAGAATTAACTAAAGAAAAAGATGTAGAAGCAGGATGTCAAATATTATGCGATACAATTGTTGAATTATTAAAAAAATAAAAATACACGGAATATTCCGTGTATTTTTATTTTAACTTAAAAAATCCAAAGTATATTGAGCATATAAAGCCGTACCAATTTCTAGAGAATCTTCATCTATTGCAAATTTTTCATGGTGATGAGGATAATTAGCATCTTTAGATGGGTTTCCAGCTCCAACAAAAGCTAAGACTCCAGGGACTTTCTCTAAGAAATAGCAGAAATCTTCTCCACCAGTAATTTTTTCCATTTTTAAAATTCCATCTCTTCCAAGAATAGTTTCAACAGATTTTAAAGCAATTTTTGAACAATTTTCATCATTTATACAAGGAGCAGTTCCATATGTATAATTAACTTGACCAGAAGCTCTATATGTATCACAAGTTCCCTTTGTAACTCTTTCTAAAATTGATTTAAAATTATTTCTAATTTCAGGATTAAAAGTACGAGTTGTTCCTTTTAAAATAGCCTGGTTTGCAATAACATTAAATCGTGTTCCTGAATGGAAAGATCCAACAGTTACAACACCAGATTCTAAAGGACTTATCTCTCTACTTACAATTGATTGTAAATTCATAATTAAAGCTGAACCAACAACAACGGCATCAATAGTTTGATGTGGGAGCGATCCATGCCCACCTTTACCGTTTACAACAATTTCAAATATATCTGCTGATGCCATTCTAGTACCAGCTTCTACAGAAACTTTACCACAAGGAAGATCACTCCATAAATGAATTGCAAAACATCCATCTGCATTATCAATAGGTTCCTCTTCAAGCATTTTTAAAGCTCCTTGTGCAATTTCTTCTGCAGGTTGGAAAAAAAGTCTAACTTCACCAGCTAAAGTATCTTTTATTTCATTTAATACTTTAGCTGCTCCTAAAAGCATTGCAGAATGTCCATCATGACCACATGCATGCATCATGCCAATATTTGTAGAACAATACTCTACACCAGTGCATTCTTGAACTTGTAGGGCATCCATATCTGCTCTTAAAATAATTTTTTTACCTTTTTTATCTTTATTTATAAATCCAACTACGCCAGTACCTGCAATTACTTTAAATGGAATCCCCATTTTTGTTAATTCTTCTTGAATTCTCTTAGATGTTCTAAATTCTTGAAAACTTGGTTCAGGATATTTATGAAACTCCCTTCTCATGTTAATAATATAATTTTTATTTTGTTCTACAAGTTTTTTAATCATTTTTTATCCTCCTTATAGTAATTTTACAAATATTCCAGCTATAATAACAGAAACAATAGTTACAGAAACAAAGCCTCCAACTAACATTTTTGGTAACATAGCATCAATTAAAAACTGTTTTTCCTCTTCTGTTTCTCCTAGAGATTTAGCTGCTTCAACTGTTAAAGCATAATTTGCAGGAAATCCATATAAGGCATTTAAAGATATGGCACATGACATTGGAGAAGATTCTTTTAAAATTTTACCAACTATAAATGAAAATATTAACATTCCAACAACACCAAATCCAATAATACCTATGAAAGGAATCAAAAGAGTTTGAAGCATTTCAGGAGTGGCTTTAGATAATCCGCCAAATATAAAAGCCATTAGACCGGTCATATAAAATCCAAAAGTTCCAGATACATTTAAAGGTTTTCTTTCAATAAAGCCACTTTCAGCACCAATTACTCCAGCAAATAAACAGATAACATATCTAGAAACAACTTCGTTAATAGCTTCTGTAAATAAAATTGCACCTCCAACTAAAAGAGCTAATTTTAAAAGAACAATATAAGTTGTTTGATATTCTTTTGGTAGAGGCGGAATCAATCGCTTAGTTTCCTCTTCTTCAATCTCTTTTTTATCAAGATTAATAGCTTCTCCTTTTCTAAATTTTTTCAAAAGACTTGTTCCTTCTAATCTTAGAACAAAAGCAGTTAAAGGATAACCTATAAATCCTTGCATAACATACATAACAACAGCTAAAACAGCAAGTTTAGGTAATCCTTTAGCAGTTGCAGCCTCAGACATAATAATTGAGGCAACCACCCCTCCACTAAGGGGTGGAGTTGCAATAACTAACATTTCCCAAGGAAAAAATAGTTTTCCTAAAACTAAAGTTCCAAAACAAATTCCCAATATTCCAAAAATAGCTATTGAAAATGACTTCCATTGTCTAATAAGTTCTTTTAAGCTTAACATAGTTCCTAAATGTGTAACAAGAAAAAGCATAGAACTTATAATAATTGGAGTTACGAATCCAGCTATTTCAAGAATATTTTCTGGAAATATTGTCCAATAACCAATTAAAAAAACAATAGCAGTAATAAAAACGGATGGAACAATAGCTTTAGTTTTTATAGAAATTATTTCACCAATAGCTAGAGCTCCCAAAACACAAATAATCGCTGTAATTAAATTCATAAAAAATCTCCTCCAAATAGTACCAAATAAAAAATATATTATTAAATTTTAAGATGTATTCAAAATAAAAGGAAGGTAAGTATTTTCAACGAATAGATAAAGAAAAGTATGTCTTTTTATTTTAAAATTTTTTAAGCTTCGGAGGTAGATATGAAAAAAAAATTAAAGTTATTTTCATTAATAACAATATTTTTTATTATTTTTAGAAATGGATTTGCAAGTGAAAAAATATATTCTCAAGGAAATAGTAAAATTAAAAAGATAGCTTTAACTTTTGATGATGGACCGAATGATACTTCTCTTCCAAAAGTTTTAGATTTATTAAAAGAAGAAAAGATAAAAGCATCCTTTTTTTTCATAGGAAAAAATATTTCAGATAGAAAATTAGAAGTTGAAAGAGTTCATAAGGAAGGTCATTTAGTTTTAAATCATAGTTATACACATTCAAATTTTGATAAGGCATCTCAAGAACTTATAATATCTGAAATAGAAAAAACAAATAAAACAATAAATGATATTATAGGTGTGACTCCAAAGTTATATAGACCACCATATGGTATAATTACAGAAAATGTAAAAATAGCTGTTAAAAATCTAGATATGAATATAGTTCTTTGGAATGTAGATGGAGAGGATTGGAATACAAAGAGATCATTAGATTACGTAGTAAATACTCAAGAAAAAGAAACAAAAAATGGAAGTATTATTCTTATGCATACACAACCAGATAAAGATACATCATATGAAGCTTTGAAAAAATTAATTCCATATTATAGAAGTAAAGGATATGAATTTGTGAAACTTGATGAATTGTTAAATATAGAGCCGTATAAAAGTTTAAAATAAAAAAGGATAAAATTCTAAATGAATTTTATCCTTTTTTTTATTGCATACTTGAAGTCATTAAAAATGTCATTGAAAGAAACCAAATAATCATACCAATAACTATCATAACCAAAGAAGCAATTAAAAAATTTTTTAAATTTTGATTAGTTTTATCAGAAACTAGCCATTTAATCCACATAATTATATTTACAATAGGAATCATCATAATTATTTGAATTATAATCCAATCTCTGACAGTCAACACTTTTTCGTTATCTTTTATATCCATTTTGAAGAGAGATATTTTGACAAATATTCTCTCACTCACCTCCATAATATATAGTTTATATTAAGATTATACAGTTAAACATAGCTATTTCCTTTAAGTTTAGAAAAAAATAAGCATCAAGACAAAATCTTGATGCTTGACTTTATAATTAGTTAGCAACTGTTTCAACTATTTCTTCAGTTGATACAATTTCAGAGTTTGGAATTATAACATCTCCACTTGTTTCTTCATTTACATCTGCTGCAACAGATTGTTCAATAGCTTCAATAGCACTATTAGTAGGAACTTTTTCAATAACAGTAGTCTGTTCAACTATAACTTCTTGTGTAGAAACTTCTTCTTTTTCTTTTCCACACGCTGCAAAAATTGTTAGTATTGCTAAAGATAATAAAATTTTTTTCATTTAGAACTCCTTTTGTTGTTAAATTTACGATATATTCTACAACTATTTTAAGAAATTGTATATTTGAAATTTTAGATCAAAAGTTTTGGTATAATTTTTCAACTTTATAATCTGTTCAATTGTTTACAATCATAACAAATAAAAATTAGTTTGATTTTTTATGGAACAAAAGTTATACTACTAATAGTAAGATTAAAAAATTGGACATAAAAGTTTAATCAAAATAATTAGGGGGATACAAAATGTTAGATGGATTACAATCTATTTTTAATACATTGTCAACTGGGGTTGTCGTATTAAATAATAAAGCTGAAGTTAAATTTTTAAATAAGTATATGATGAGTATAATGAAAAAAAAGCATTTAAAAAATCAACAATTAGGGGAACTTTTTGGAAATTTATTTACTTGTATTCATACAGAAGATAGTAATCAAAGATGTGGGGAAACCGAAAATTGTCCTGAATGTCCATTAAGAAAATCTTTAGGAGAAGTCTCTAAAGCTTCTCAAATTGTTGTTTTTGAAAAGGAATTCTACTTATCAGAAGAGCAACAGAAATTAAAAAAATTTTTTGGAATCAGTATGAAACCTGTAGTTGATTCAGACGAAGGTGAGGTATTAATTGAAGTATTTCCAATAAAGCATGATAAAGTTAGTGAATTTTATTTATATTATCAAAATATAGATGAAGTAAATAAAAAAGTATATAGAGATGTTTTAACAGGTTTGTATAATAGAAATTTTTATGAAGAAAAAATATCTAAAATTTATAATAATATGGAGCATCTTAGTGTAATTTTGCTAGATATAGATAATTTCAAAAGTTTAAATGATACAAAAGGTCATATTGAAGGTGATAAAATACTAAAAGCTCTTTCTAAAATAATAAAAGAAACTATTCATTCCGAAAGTTATGCAATAAGAATGGGTGGAGATGAGTTTTTAATTTTAGTAAAAAAAACAAAAGAAGAAGCATTAAATTTAGCTAAAATAATTTTATCAGAATTTGAGACTTTTAATAAAAGTGTAAGTATAGGAGTTGCTGAAAAAAAGATAGAACTAAAAACAATAAATGATTTATATAAAAAAGCAGATATGGCTCTATATACAGCTAAAAAAAATGGTAAAGGAACAATAGTGACAAATTATTAATTAATTTATATTATTTTCTTCAAAATAATGTTATAATAACAGATACACAAAAAATATTATAAATGGAGAAAATATGAAATTTAAAGAATTTAATTTTAAAACAGAAATAATGGCACAAATTGATGCTGTTGGATATAAAGAACCTACCCCAATTCAAGCACAAGCTATCCCAGTAATCTTAGAAGGAAGCGATATTCTTGGATTAGCTAAAACAGGAACAGGAAAAACTGCAGCATTTGTTCTTCCTATTTTAGAAAAAATAGCAACA includes the following:
- a CDS encoding M20 family metallo-hydrolase is translated as MKINIKRIMSDLEILNTFNTTPKNGCSRYSFTIEDTRAKEYLMGEMKAIGMEVWFDGIGNLHGLLKGSGDNKKIVLSGSHIDTVANGGKYDGNLGVIGALEVARILSKSEAKIYNDYQVSIFVEEEGPHFGTNLIGSKAFCKKFSTAHSKKIKDSDGNSMYEVMKTAGYNPEDIDKISFDSNKFKAMIELHIEQGRVLDLENKSLGIVKGIVGLKWFKIIIKGESNHAGATPMKYRLDPVAEGCKLISEIPNIVKSMDDSSIVATVGKINIFPNQTNIIAKFIEFTIDLRGIDEENLLTVIDVIGSQLDELKEKGFYCEIEQIAEARGVKSSLDILDIIENTIKIRKYNYTKLYSGANHDTSILGQHIPSAMIFVPSIDGRSHCKEELTKEKDVEAGCQILCDTIVELLKK
- the hutG gene encoding formimidoylglutamase — its product is MYWSGRIDGDKLDVLRIHQVVNVMDLDELLKIDLKEKKVCFVSFNSDEGVRRNSGRLGAKDGWIHVKKALSGFPIFREDLKFYDLKDPIEVVNHDLESAHTKMAKIVSSLKERGFLVVVLGGGHDIAFANYSGILDYALKKEDSPKIGIINFDAHFDMREYINGRNSGTMFLQIADICEEKKLNFDYNVFGIQKFSNTKRLFDRADKLGVKYYFAEEIRTIPSDDLYSILKRNDYIHLTLCTDVFHITSAPGVSAPQTFGVNPRNALPLLKTIARYSKNLTIDVAEINPTFDYDDRTSRLMANIIYELILCHFE
- a CDS encoding GNAT family N-acetyltransferase produces the protein MKLEMKKSNLNDGVDVYKFLCDLGIGENGFHMTPPSDEIEFKELLKKFLKDSEEIQPIGRVMQEIYWMYIDNEIVGILKLRPQLNGNLLINGGNMGISISPKFRGNGYGKLIIKKGVELLKEKGVYKVLITIYENNIPSRKAVESNGGILYDINEGLCRYWIDNTVDIDKEQL
- a CDS encoding M20 family metallopeptidase — translated: MIKKLVEQNKNYIINMRREFHKYPEPSFQEFRTSKRIQEELTKMGIPFKVIAGTGVVGFINKDKKGKKIILRADMDALQVQECTGVEYCSTNIGMMHACGHDGHSAMLLGAAKVLNEIKDTLAGEVRLFFQPAEEIAQGALKMLEEEPIDNADGCFAIHLWSDLPCGKVSVEAGTRMASADIFEIVVNGKGGHGSLPHQTIDAVVVGSALIMNLQSIVSREISPLESGVVTVGSFHSGTRFNVIANQAILKGTTRTFNPEIRNNFKSILERVTKGTCDTYRASGQVNYTYGTAPCINDENCSKIALKSVETILGRDGILKMEKITGGEDFCYFLEKVPGVLAFVGAGNPSKDANYPHHHEKFAIDEDSLEIGTALYAQYTLDFLS
- a CDS encoding urocanate hydratase yields the protein MLNQEIFNAMTIKLTAYDIPLEVPKFDPKIRRAPKRVVHLEKDEIALALKNALRYIPEEFHEMLAPEFLEELHTHGRIYGYRFRPTGNIHGKPIFEYEGKCTDAKAIQVMIDNNLDFDIALYPYELVTYGETGQVCQNWMQYRLIKKYLENITMDQTLVVASGHPTGLFKSHPSAPRVIITNGLMIGAFDDYDNWARGAALGVANYGQMTAGGWMYIGPQGIVHGTYSTILNAGRLFCGVPADGDLSGKLFVTSGLGGMSGAQGKATVIAKGVSIIAEVDLSRIQTRLEQGWINKFVSTPKEAFDLAKEKMDSKTPYAIAYLGNIVDLLEYADANNIRIDLLSDQTSCHAVYDGGYCPVGITFEERTRLLAEDRETFRKLVDETLRRHYNVIKNLTNKGVYFFDYGNSFLKSIYDIGVKEISKNGRDDKGGFIFPSYVEDILGPELFDYGYGPFRWVCLSGKKEDLLKTDAAALELVNPNRRYQDRDNYMWIKDADENGLVVGTQARIFYQDAMSRTQIALKFNDMVRKGEIGPVMLGRDHHDVSGTDSPFRETSNIKDGSNIMADMATQCFAGNAARGMTMIALHNGGGVGIGKSINGGFGMVLDGSKRVDDILSQAMPWDVMGGVARRAWARNPHSIETVIEFNKNNEGTDHITLPYIVNESLIEKLVK
- a CDS encoding alpha/beta hydrolase; the protein is MKTESQLIEIETVKPKIVVYTDISYSQPYDPYFGITNLKLDILKPEIENKKLPLVIYIPGGGFMRSPKANYIQQKVTIAESGFVVASVEYRVLPIGKFPDSLIDIKSAIRYLKAHAEQFNIDKNKVIVMGESAGGYLAAITGTTNGSIDFDKGDYLNENSLINGVVDLYGISDLTKIAADFSSIIQKTHNSPSSPEAIFLNGVSVFKEGGSVNADFEKAKKANPITYISSKTPPFLLMHGTVDMLVSPSQSDLLYQSLIENNIQAERYLIKGAGHGDFHWCQPKVINIIINFLNKISK
- a CDS encoding polysaccharide deacetylase family protein; protein product: MKKKLKLFSLITIFFIIFRNGFASEKIYSQGNSKIKKIALTFDDGPNDTSLPKVLDLLKEEKIKASFFFIGKNISDRKLEVERVHKEGHLVLNHSYTHSNFDKASQELIISEIEKTNKTINDIIGVTPKLYRPPYGIITENVKIAVKNLDMNIVLWNVDGEDWNTKRSLDYVVNTQEKETKNGSIILMHTQPDKDTSYEALKKLIPYYRSKGYEFVKLDELLNIEPYKSLK
- a CDS encoding HAD family hydrolase, whose protein sequence is MKNTIKGILFDLDGTILNTQKMNIIPLQKLILEEFGKEISYDNLLKYCAYPGKQTIKMLGFNNIEASYDKWVKYVNEFEEGAVLYDGFNEVFKILYEKGIKIGIASSKMKKQYEIDFIPTKLDKYINCAILAEDTALHKPNPEPLLLGAKLLNLNPENIIYVGDTIADEIASKKAGMKFALASWGTIDISEITADFILNQPLDILSII